In a genomic window of Microbacterium amylolyticum:
- the ddaH gene encoding dimethylargininase, with the protein MSHTQQVPERVQHNRRYLMCRPEHFTVSYSINPWMDPEEPTDTSLAVRQWQKLYDTYIELGHEVELIDPQPGLPDMVYTANGGFLIDGVAYPPKFRYEERQGEEPWFTQWFRDSGYEVSGPEFTNEGEGDFLLAGDVILAGRGFRSTDDSHRELETIFGREVVTLTLTDPRFYHLDTALSVLDPVVAPGQEPTIAYLPGAFDEASRAELERRFPNAIHVSDADGAVFGLNSASDGKHVFISPRATGFEKQLRERGYTPVLIDLSELLLGGGGIKCCTLELRGKSA; encoded by the coding sequence ATGTCCCACACACAACAGGTTCCCGAGCGAGTGCAGCACAATCGCCGGTACCTCATGTGCCGTCCCGAGCACTTCACGGTGTCGTATTCCATCAACCCGTGGATGGACCCCGAGGAGCCGACCGATACGTCGCTCGCGGTCAGGCAGTGGCAGAAGCTGTACGACACCTACATCGAGCTCGGTCACGAGGTCGAGCTGATCGACCCGCAGCCGGGCCTGCCCGACATGGTTTACACGGCCAACGGCGGATTCCTGATCGATGGCGTCGCCTACCCGCCCAAGTTCCGCTACGAGGAACGCCAGGGCGAAGAGCCGTGGTTCACGCAGTGGTTCCGTGACAGCGGATACGAGGTTTCCGGCCCTGAGTTCACGAACGAGGGCGAGGGCGACTTCCTGCTTGCCGGTGACGTGATTCTCGCCGGCCGCGGCTTCCGTTCGACGGACGACAGTCACCGCGAGCTCGAGACGATCTTCGGACGCGAGGTGGTGACGCTGACGCTCACCGATCCGCGGTTCTACCACCTGGACACCGCGCTCAGCGTGCTCGACCCCGTTGTCGCACCGGGCCAGGAGCCGACGATTGCGTATCTCCCCGGTGCCTTCGACGAGGCCAGCCGCGCCGAACTGGAGCGACGTTTCCCGAACGCCATCCACGTTTCGGATGCCGACGGCGCGGTCTTCGGACTGAACTCGGCCTCTGACGGCAAGCACGTGTTCATCTCGCCCCGCGCGACGGGCTTCGAAAAGCAGCTGCGCGAGCGCGGGTACACCCCCGTTTTGATCGACCTGTCCGAGCTGCTGCTCGGCGGCGGCGGAATCAAGTGCTGCACACTCGAGCTGAGGGGAAAGAGCGCATGA
- the rocD gene encoding ornithine--oxo-acid transaminase, with product MTAANEPHVARNYAPLEITIASGDGAWVTDSDGKRYLDMLAGYSALNFGHRHPDLIRAATEQLGRVTLTSRAFRSDQLEPFAAALAALCGKDLVLPMNTGAEAVETGIKVARAWGYRSKGIPENEATIIVADGNFHGRTTTIVSFSDDEVARRDFGPFTPGFVSVPYGDADAIAAAIDENTAAVLIEPIQGEAGVIVPPEGFLRRVREITRENNVLMIADEIQSGLGRTGETFACDREQVVPDMYLLGKALGGGIVPVSAVAADENVLGVLRPGEHGSTFGGNPLAAAVGKAVVDLLATGQWQERARQLGAHLDGLLDGLVGKGITGYRSAGLWAGVDIDPSVGTGREITERLMARGVLAKDTHGQTVRFAPPLTIRGTELDWAVEQLEVALRG from the coding sequence ATGACCGCGGCAAACGAGCCTCACGTCGCTCGAAACTACGCGCCGCTGGAGATCACCATCGCGTCGGGAGACGGCGCCTGGGTGACGGACAGCGACGGCAAGCGGTATCTGGATATGCTCGCCGGCTATTCAGCCCTCAACTTCGGTCACCGCCACCCCGACCTCATCCGGGCGGCAACCGAACAGCTCGGCCGCGTCACCCTGACCAGCCGGGCCTTCCGCAGCGATCAGCTGGAGCCGTTCGCGGCGGCGCTCGCCGCGCTGTGCGGCAAGGACCTCGTGCTGCCGATGAACACGGGCGCCGAGGCGGTCGAAACGGGCATCAAGGTGGCACGTGCCTGGGGGTACCGGTCTAAGGGCATTCCCGAGAACGAAGCGACGATCATCGTCGCCGACGGCAACTTCCACGGCCGCACGACCACAATCGTCAGCTTCAGCGACGATGAGGTCGCGCGCCGCGACTTCGGTCCGTTCACGCCCGGTTTTGTGAGCGTTCCGTACGGTGACGCCGACGCGATCGCCGCCGCGATCGACGAGAACACCGCTGCCGTGCTGATCGAGCCGATTCAGGGCGAAGCCGGTGTGATCGTTCCACCAGAGGGCTTCCTGCGCCGCGTACGAGAGATCACGCGAGAGAACAACGTTCTGATGATCGCCGACGAGATCCAGTCGGGCCTGGGCCGAACGGGAGAGACCTTCGCGTGTGACCGCGAGCAGGTCGTGCCCGATATGTACCTGCTCGGTAAGGCTCTTGGCGGCGGTATCGTTCCCGTTTCTGCCGTTGCCGCGGACGAGAACGTTCTCGGCGTGCTGCGGCCCGGTGAGCACGGGTCGACGTTCGGCGGGAACCCGCTTGCCGCCGCGGTGGGGAAGGCCGTTGTGGATTTGCTGGCCACGGGCCAGTGGCAGGAGCGCGCTCGCCAGCTTGGCGCGCACCTCGACGGCCTGCTCGATGGGCTCGTCGGCAAGGGCATCACGGGATACCGCTCCGCGGGCCTGTGGGCCGGAGTCGACATCGACCCCTCGGTCGGAACCGGCCGCGAGATCACCGAGCGGCTCATGGCGCGCGGCGTTCTGGCCAAGGACACACACGGCCAGACCGTGCGCTTCGCTCCGCCGCTGACCATTCGTGGTACGGAGCTGGACTGGGCCGTCGAACAGCTGGAGGTCGCGCTGCGCGGGTAA